The Nitrospira sp. KM1 genome includes a window with the following:
- a CDS encoding TonB-dependent receptor domain-containing protein: MLYALAVVFGSLVWSSIGAAQDTSVEPAPSARETELRDQLKGILQELEDIQHKKEQAAPEAERAPVVKEKTSAPAPESEHETVPEYELADMSIVSKRMQKRPEGVSISATIPAETDSQPTRTMKESMESIPGVVLRQANGPRDFSIMIRGQGAKTAFAVRDIKVYEDGFIQTQSDGLSRLDMQDPWFMRSTEVTRGASSSLYDNYALGGMVQFRTRRGSDINGFEAFLQGGSYGFQKQAFAVGQQFENLDVSLFGSNAAEDGYIRNSDYSTQTINFNLRFKIDDKQNFYFKAISNWLDTRVPTRLTQAQFTTDDRQAGGAQTTCVSGTYMAGCANATLLHQQRIDRRTIVGGIYERQLNAGTVLTIEGDYDVKDINQYFSQITDNVNPNVKSYADLRNDSRVGGMPLRSYVGFFINNMEQEGNTFQNLADGQGTRGSLLQNNRGTIRNIGGRIREELEFVPKWILAAGLGFEQSMISVQSINYTGATPSPVSANRTFYNWAPEVSLSWKPEDGYRTWIRASTGYGIPQFNNLLRDPVTGLPGTNFDLKPQKNLNTEIGTEARLHRTLGVQLVGFWTFFKNEIITQTISGGNTASVNADSSQYRGIEASYDWRPLSGLRLSGAYTHIDARYINFSDRVAAGFLSRDGKNVPNVPTDVLHTKAEYDHALSGWGGWIEASYYNSYFLNNSNTFGIPSYLIANINVHKTVDVKSKWFRFAKFYLELDNIADKKYVASGQVIGGETTAAGASQQAFFAGYGRAIYGGVTLGLF, from the coding sequence ATGCTATACGCTCTCGCGGTCGTATTCGGATCATTGGTATGGAGCAGCATTGGCGCCGCTCAAGATACATCTGTCGAACCTGCTCCCTCGGCCCGGGAAACGGAATTGCGCGATCAACTCAAGGGTATTCTCCAAGAACTGGAAGACATTCAACACAAGAAGGAACAGGCGGCACCGGAGGCGGAACGTGCGCCTGTCGTCAAGGAAAAGACCTCGGCGCCGGCACCGGAATCGGAACATGAGACTGTTCCGGAATACGAGCTCGCAGACATGAGCATCGTGAGCAAGCGCATGCAGAAACGTCCGGAAGGCGTGTCCATCTCGGCTACCATCCCGGCCGAAACCGATTCTCAGCCGACGCGTACGATGAAAGAGTCGATGGAATCTATTCCCGGCGTCGTACTGAGGCAGGCAAACGGCCCGCGCGACTTCAGCATCATGATTCGCGGCCAGGGCGCCAAGACGGCGTTTGCCGTTCGCGATATCAAGGTCTATGAAGACGGGTTCATTCAGACGCAGTCGGATGGTCTCTCGCGCCTGGATATGCAAGACCCCTGGTTCATGCGCAGCACCGAAGTGACACGCGGCGCCTCGTCCTCCCTGTACGATAACTATGCGTTAGGCGGTATGGTTCAATTTAGGACAAGGCGCGGCAGCGACATCAACGGGTTCGAAGCCTTTCTCCAAGGCGGATCCTACGGCTTTCAAAAGCAGGCGTTTGCGGTTGGTCAGCAGTTTGAAAATCTCGACGTGTCACTGTTCGGCAGTAATGCCGCCGAAGACGGATATATCAGGAACAGCGACTATTCGACGCAGACAATCAACTTCAACCTCCGTTTCAAGATCGATGACAAGCAGAATTTCTACTTCAAGGCGATTTCCAACTGGCTGGATACCAGAGTGCCGACCCGATTGACTCAAGCACAATTCACGACGGACGATCGCCAAGCCGGAGGAGCTCAGACAACCTGCGTGTCCGGAACGTACATGGCCGGCTGCGCCAATGCGACGTTGCTCCATCAACAGCGCATCGATCGGCGGACCATCGTGGGGGGTATCTATGAGCGTCAGCTCAACGCGGGCACGGTGCTGACCATCGAAGGGGATTACGACGTCAAAGACATCAATCAATACTTTTCTCAGATCACCGACAACGTCAATCCAAACGTCAAGTCATACGCCGACCTGCGAAACGACAGCCGGGTCGGAGGTATGCCTCTGCGGAGCTACGTCGGATTCTTCATCAACAACATGGAGCAGGAGGGGAACACGTTCCAAAACCTAGCGGACGGTCAAGGCACGCGGGGATCGTTGCTTCAAAACAACCGCGGCACGATACGGAACATCGGAGGAAGGATTCGAGAGGAACTCGAATTCGTTCCGAAATGGATTCTCGCAGCAGGCTTGGGATTTGAGCAGTCAATGATCAGCGTGCAGTCAATCAATTACACAGGCGCAACACCGTCGCCGGTGAGCGCGAATCGCACGTTCTATAATTGGGCGCCCGAAGTCTCGCTATCTTGGAAACCGGAAGACGGCTATCGGACTTGGATACGCGCCTCGACTGGATACGGCATTCCGCAATTCAACAATCTTCTCAGGGATCCGGTGACGGGACTGCCGGGCACCAATTTCGACCTGAAGCCTCAGAAGAATCTCAACACGGAAATCGGCACGGAAGCGAGGCTTCATCGAACGCTCGGCGTCCAATTAGTTGGGTTCTGGACATTCTTCAAAAACGAGATCATCACACAGACCATTTCAGGAGGGAATACGGCCTCCGTCAACGCGGATTCTTCCCAATACCGTGGAATCGAAGCGTCGTATGACTGGCGGCCGCTTTCCGGATTACGGCTCTCGGGAGCCTATACGCACATCGATGCCCGATATATCAATTTCTCCGATCGGGTCGCAGCGGGATTTCTCTCGAGAGACGGGAAAAACGTTCCGAATGTTCCGACGGACGTATTACACACGAAGGCCGAGTACGACCACGCGTTGTCCGGATGGGGTGGATGGATCGAGGCCTCGTATTACAATAGCTACTTTCTGAACAACAGCAATACGTTCGGAATCCCTTCCTATCTCATTGCGAATATCAATGTACACAAAACCGTGGACGTAAAGAGCAAGTGGTTCCGTTTTGCCAAATTTTATCTCGAGCTCGATAACATCGCGGATAAGAAATACGTCGCGTCCGGCCAGGTCATCGGCGGCGAGACCACCGCTGCCGGCGCCTCTCAGCAGGCATTCTTCGCCGGCTACGGGCGGGCTATCTATGGAGGGGTCACGCTGGGATTGTTCTGA
- a CDS encoding S9 family peptidase, whose product METLHGRRPCRAQAVLEQFDDGGYAALMGLVKSPDVFACAVSIAGPTDLRMLLRDREFYVGVGSQDEVRIGRWWSDRERLRLTSPVDQIGSIRKPVLLLHGVQDVVVPVEHSRIMAEKFKAARYAQYRYVELPFGDHWLSREQDRIRVFSELEEFLTPYLQ is encoded by the coding sequence ATGGAAACCCTGCACGGACGTCGACCATGTCGTGCGCAGGCGGTCTTGGAGCAATTTGACGACGGCGGCTATGCCGCACTGATGGGACTGGTGAAGTCACCTGACGTGTTTGCATGCGCGGTCAGTATCGCCGGCCCAACGGATCTTCGGATGCTGCTCCGCGACAGAGAATTTTATGTGGGGGTTGGAAGCCAGGATGAAGTACGGATCGGCCGCTGGTGGTCCGATCGTGAGCGGTTGAGGCTCACATCTCCAGTCGATCAGATTGGCAGTATCAGAAAACCAGTTCTGCTCTTACACGGCGTGCAAGACGTCGTGGTGCCCGTGGAGCATTCGCGAATCATGGCGGAGAAATTCAAGGCAGCGCGTTATGCGCAGTATCGATATGTGGAGTTGCCATTTGGAGACCATTGGCTCAGCCGCGAGCAAGACCGGATCCGTGTCTTCAGCGAGCTCGAGGAGTTCCTCACACCGTATCTTCAGTGA
- a CDS encoding tetratricopeptide repeat protein, which produces MSPRTLSIFAYGLLLICHTAAAGAAPSDPARRTLERAAELSRAGDIDGAIASAHKAVELNPSSAEAYHLLGYLYFHHKKKPTEAAEAFEHALRIKPSYPEALNDLAEVYIAQGKSADAEHTLKRALEVDPKHEDSYLDLARLYEGRRETAAAMKTYQRLLVIHPGSPEGLFGLALLNEAQGEDKAARDLLARLTSVNPKHADGWYQAGRLAERNNDLLEAAYDYRQAIAAKPSLVDAHYNLGFILRSQNKPADAEREFLEVIRYRPEYAEAHMNLGVVYTSMNKLEDAEREYEKAVELKPGYAEAHYNLGVFYELHRKDMPRALAQYHKYLNLGGRDDRVERIIGTSGR; this is translated from the coding sequence ATGAGCCCACGCACGCTCAGTATCTTCGCATATGGGCTCCTCCTGATTTGCCACACGGCCGCTGCCGGTGCCGCGCCATCGGATCCCGCGCGCCGCACGCTGGAGCGGGCCGCCGAATTGTCCAGGGCCGGCGATATCGATGGCGCGATCGCCTCGGCGCATAAAGCCGTTGAGTTAAACCCGTCATCCGCCGAGGCGTACCATCTTCTTGGATACCTGTATTTCCACCACAAGAAAAAACCGACTGAAGCGGCTGAGGCGTTCGAGCATGCCCTGAGGATCAAGCCGTCCTATCCTGAGGCGCTGAACGACCTGGCCGAAGTCTATATCGCGCAAGGGAAGTCGGCCGATGCCGAACACACGCTCAAGCGCGCTCTCGAGGTCGACCCGAAGCACGAAGATTCCTATCTTGATCTGGCACGACTCTATGAAGGAAGACGGGAGACGGCTGCCGCCATGAAGACGTACCAGCGGCTGCTGGTGATTCATCCCGGAAGCCCGGAGGGTTTGTTCGGGCTGGCGCTTCTGAACGAAGCCCAAGGTGAAGACAAGGCTGCCCGCGATCTGCTGGCCAGGTTGACGTCCGTGAATCCCAAGCACGCCGACGGCTGGTATCAGGCAGGAAGGCTGGCAGAGCGCAACAACGACCTGCTCGAAGCGGCCTATGACTATCGACAGGCGATCGCGGCGAAGCCGAGTCTCGTCGACGCACATTATAACTTGGGGTTCATTCTGCGCAGCCAAAACAAACCGGCCGATGCCGAACGCGAGTTCCTCGAGGTCATCCGGTATCGTCCGGAATATGCCGAAGCGCACATGAACCTGGGAGTCGTTTACACCAGCATGAACAAGCTGGAAGATGCCGAACGGGAATATGAGAAAGCGGTTGAACTCAAGCCGGGCTATGCGGAGGCCCACTATAATCTTGGTGTCTTCTATGAGTTGCACCGGAAGGACATGCCCCGGGCGCTTGCGCAGTATCACAAATATCTGAACCTGGGCGGCCGCGACGATCGGGTCGAGCGTATTATCGGAACTTCAGGACGGTAA
- a CDS encoding Slp family lipoprotein codes for MRIHLRAYGYAALFLALLAGCASSQESDDSVPVNRVTFAQVKGSPDSYRGQEVQLGGEVLSAKRLREGTRIEILQLPLDRSGAPGSDLTQSQGRFVALHKEFLDPATIPHGTRVTVTGDVTGSVTLPLDETEYTYPTVDARKLQVWNVSEQSYPRSRPYPYSYYGPGPYWGPYWSPYWRPWPYW; via the coding sequence ATGCGCATCCACCTGCGTGCCTACGGGTATGCCGCACTGTTTCTTGCCCTTTTGGCAGGTTGTGCCTCATCGCAAGAAAGCGATGACAGTGTTCCGGTCAACCGGGTGACGTTCGCCCAGGTCAAGGGGTCGCCGGACTCATATAGAGGGCAGGAAGTGCAGCTGGGCGGAGAAGTGCTTTCTGCCAAACGCCTGAGGGAAGGCACCCGCATTGAAATCCTTCAGCTTCCTCTGGACAGATCCGGAGCGCCTGGTTCCGACCTCACGCAATCTCAAGGGCGATTCGTCGCGCTTCACAAAGAATTTCTTGATCCAGCCACCATCCCGCATGGGACCAGAGTGACCGTCACCGGAGATGTCACCGGTTCCGTGACGCTCCCTCTTGATGAGACCGAATACACCTATCCGACCGTCGACGCCCGAAAACTCCAAGTCTGGAATGTTTCGGAGCAAAGCTACCCGCGCAGCAGGCCTTATCCGTATTCGTATTATGGTCCGGGGCCTTATTGGGGCCCGTATTGGAGTCCCTACTGGCGTCCCTGGCCTTATTGGTAG
- a CDS encoding thioredoxin domain-containing protein has translation MKRYEIWMAALSIGLWALTVGAFVHAATPELKGKFEILKDERSTHSPGKVRLIEFADFYCPHCHRFDGEGLAVLEKEFGDKLEATMVGFPVIRGKLPTPFDMYEQAKLMGKGNEMKRVLFRTIHTDKVTGVLDRSVREVLIKEVGLDPKSFEEGMASGKPAKLFEEGRAWGERIKIQQTPTVLLDGNIKVENIDPENLKLIIHSILDADRKK, from the coding sequence GTGAAGCGATACGAAATCTGGATGGCGGCACTCTCGATAGGACTGTGGGCGCTTACGGTGGGCGCATTCGTGCACGCGGCAACTCCGGAGCTGAAGGGCAAGTTCGAGATCCTCAAAGACGAGCGGTCCACCCACTCACCGGGAAAAGTCAGGCTCATCGAGTTCGCCGATTTTTACTGTCCACATTGTCACCGGTTCGACGGCGAAGGGTTGGCCGTGCTGGAGAAAGAGTTCGGCGACAAGCTCGAGGCGACTATGGTGGGATTCCCCGTGATCAGAGGAAAGCTCCCGACCCCCTTCGACATGTATGAACAGGCGAAACTCATGGGCAAGGGCAACGAGATGAAGCGGGTGCTTTTCCGCACCATTCACACCGACAAGGTCACGGGAGTGTTGGACCGCTCGGTGCGGGAAGTCCTCATCAAAGAAGTGGGGCTCGATCCCAAGTCCTTCGAGGAAGGGATGGCCAGCGGGAAGCCGGCCAAGCTGTTCGAGGAGGGCCGCGCATGGGGTGAACGAATCAAGATACAACAAACCCCGACCGTACTCCTTGACGGTAATATCAAGGTCGAGAACATCGACCCGGAAAATCTCAAGCTGATCATCCACAGTATCCTTGACGCGGATCGGAAGAAATAA
- a CDS encoding heavy metal translocating P-type ATPase: MAIDPICGMTVDPATAAGSFDYRGTTYYFCAQSCLNTFKADPERAVLSQPAALISLGKKKSLPMMPAAAPNSGHIDPVCGMTVQPDTAAGSHTYHGRTYYFCAQGCLNKFRDDPAYFALPPDQRRPKPVKIPAGAAVEYICPMDPDVLETKPGACRICGMALEPKVVSLEDGPNPELEDMTKRFWISLAPASLVMALAMAPMIPGQPLKPFLDGQAVNVMQWILSTPVVLWAGRPFFERAWVSFVNRAPNMFTLIGIGTGAAYLYSTVATFMPGIMPASFSSHDGSMAVYFEAAAMITVLVLLGQVMELRARRRTTSAMKALLGLVPKAARRVEDDGVDREVPLERIQVGDRLRVRPGERIPVDGVIIDGGTSVDESMVTGESVPVEKTVGSAVTGGTINGNGSVLMRAQRVGRDTLLARIVHMVGEAQRTRAPIQRIADMTAAYFVPIVIAISLLTAVAWGIWGPEPRWAHALVNAVAVLIIACPCALGLATPMSIMVGTGRGATAGVLVKKAEALEVLGKVDTLVIDKTGTLTEGKPRLVSMRFVPPWTDAEVLNLAASLERNSEHPLAAAVVAGAERRGSTLSPVKDFRSVTGHGVVGMVRDRRIVIGTSTFLRDEAGGSAPDLDVLEGEAATLRREGQTVLFVSVDGQVAGLLGVADPIKESTPEAVAALKADGVSLVMVTGDHRETAERVARQLGITVVHAGVLPENKGRIVGQLKGDGRVVAMAGDGINDAPALALADVGIAMGNGTDVAIESAAVALIKGDLRALVRARRLSRETIRNIRQNLFFAFAYNMVGVPIAAGMLYPFWGILLSPMLASAAMTFSSLSVISNALRLRHVEL, encoded by the coding sequence ATGGCGATCGATCCAATTTGCGGCATGACGGTGGATCCGGCCACGGCTGCCGGGAGTTTTGACTATCGCGGCACCACATACTACTTTTGCGCGCAGTCCTGCCTGAATACCTTTAAGGCCGATCCCGAACGCGCCGTATTGTCCCAGCCGGCCGCTCTTATCTCGCTGGGCAAGAAGAAATCGTTACCGATGATGCCGGCCGCGGCTCCGAACTCCGGTCACATCGATCCTGTCTGTGGGATGACTGTGCAACCGGACACTGCTGCCGGTTCCCACACCTATCACGGTCGGACGTATTATTTCTGCGCGCAAGGTTGTCTGAACAAATTTCGCGATGATCCGGCGTATTTCGCATTGCCCCCGGACCAGCGGCGTCCCAAACCGGTGAAAATCCCCGCAGGGGCCGCCGTCGAATACATCTGCCCGATGGATCCGGATGTGCTGGAGACCAAGCCGGGGGCCTGCAGGATTTGCGGAATGGCGCTGGAACCCAAAGTCGTTTCGTTGGAAGACGGGCCCAATCCCGAACTGGAGGACATGACGAAGCGGTTCTGGATCAGTCTCGCACCGGCGTCACTCGTGATGGCATTGGCGATGGCCCCGATGATCCCGGGGCAACCGTTGAAGCCGTTTCTCGACGGCCAAGCCGTCAACGTGATGCAATGGATACTCTCCACGCCGGTTGTGCTCTGGGCCGGCCGGCCATTTTTTGAACGGGCATGGGTTTCCTTCGTGAATCGCGCCCCGAACATGTTCACGTTGATCGGGATTGGAACCGGCGCGGCCTATCTCTACAGCACGGTCGCGACGTTCATGCCGGGAATCATGCCGGCCTCGTTCAGCTCGCACGACGGCTCGATGGCGGTCTATTTCGAAGCAGCGGCCATGATCACGGTGCTGGTTTTGCTCGGCCAAGTCATGGAGTTGCGTGCGCGCCGTCGAACCACTTCAGCGATGAAGGCACTGCTGGGATTGGTTCCCAAAGCGGCCCGCCGGGTCGAAGATGATGGAGTGGATCGGGAAGTCCCGCTGGAACGGATCCAGGTCGGAGACCGTCTGCGGGTGCGTCCGGGAGAGCGTATCCCCGTGGATGGCGTCATTATCGACGGGGGAACTTCGGTGGACGAGTCGATGGTTACCGGTGAATCTGTTCCGGTGGAAAAGACCGTCGGTTCGGCAGTCACGGGAGGCACGATCAACGGAAACGGCAGCGTATTGATGCGGGCCCAGCGCGTAGGGAGGGATACCCTGCTCGCGCGCATCGTTCACATGGTGGGAGAGGCGCAGCGTACCAGAGCACCGATTCAACGCATTGCCGATATGACCGCCGCCTACTTCGTTCCGATTGTCATAGCCATTTCACTCCTGACGGCGGTGGCGTGGGGAATCTGGGGACCCGAACCGAGATGGGCCCATGCATTGGTCAATGCCGTGGCCGTGTTGATCATTGCCTGTCCCTGTGCACTGGGCTTGGCGACTCCCATGTCGATCATGGTCGGGACCGGACGAGGCGCGACTGCAGGCGTATTGGTCAAGAAGGCCGAGGCGCTTGAGGTGCTGGGAAAGGTAGACACATTGGTGATCGACAAGACCGGAACGTTGACCGAAGGAAAACCCAGGCTTGTCTCGATGCGCTTCGTGCCGCCCTGGACGGACGCCGAGGTGTTGAACCTCGCGGCAAGCCTGGAACGCAACAGCGAACACCCGCTGGCAGCCGCAGTCGTCGCCGGGGCCGAACGACGAGGATCGACGCTCTCGCCCGTCAAGGATTTCAGGTCCGTGACCGGTCACGGAGTCGTGGGAATGGTCAGGGATCGGCGAATCGTCATTGGAACCTCGACATTTCTGCGGGATGAGGCCGGGGGATCGGCGCCCGATCTGGACGTGCTCGAAGGCGAAGCCGCAACGCTGCGGCGCGAAGGACAGACCGTGCTGTTCGTGTCCGTGGACGGACAGGTGGCCGGATTGCTCGGCGTTGCAGATCCAATAAAAGAGTCCACGCCTGAAGCGGTAGCTGCGCTCAAAGCCGACGGCGTCTCTCTGGTGATGGTGACAGGGGATCACCGCGAGACTGCGGAACGCGTCGCGCGGCAGCTGGGGATCACGGTCGTGCATGCAGGCGTATTGCCCGAGAACAAGGGACGGATTGTGGGTCAATTGAAAGGCGATGGCCGTGTCGTGGCCATGGCCGGTGATGGCATCAACGATGCCCCGGCCCTGGCGCTCGCGGATGTCGGAATCGCCATGGGGAACGGGACAGATGTCGCCATCGAAAGCGCGGCCGTTGCGCTGATCAAAGGCGACCTTCGAGCGCTGGTGCGGGCCAGGCGGTTAAGCCGCGAAACCATTCGAAACATTCGACAGAACCTCTTTTTCGCATTCGCCTATAACATGGTGGGCGTGCCCATCGCAGCGGGTATGCTCTATCCGTTCTGGGGCATTCTCTTGAGCCCGATGCTGGCCAGCGCGGCCATGACCTTCAGTTCTCTCTCGGTGATTTCCAACGCCCTTCGACTGCGCCATGTAGAATTATGA
- a CDS encoding Do family serine endopeptidase has product MRVIRPYVGCLWLCAAGFCLTQVVPVERAWAGANLIPVAAAHDLQAQIKGTAAKVIPAVVSIASTVMVRDQAFGDEALPFGLFKEPPARRQYGQGSGVIVTADGYIITNNHVVADAVNVEVILADRRQFKGRVVATDPKTDVAVVKIQTTNLPTVSWGDSSRLAVGDFVLAIGNPLGLSRTVTFGIVSAVGRADVGVADFEDFIQTDAPINPGNSGGALVNINGELVGINTAIASPTGGSVGVGFAIPSNMAKSAMQSLIKTGRVVRGFLGASTQDVTPALGKIFRLPDVKGAIVTDVQAKGSAEKAGLRRGDVVARFDGRDVMDSGHLRNLIAAATVGSKHRLDIVRDSKSLQAELTVQEAPRERAKRNQGEAAPDSTSQHPLSGVVFDDITTPLARQMDLPVNNGVVVTDIEEGSLAESSGLQPGDVILELNRQPIPNFSVFQRLADPMKPNDLALLLINRQGTVLYIPVRGE; this is encoded by the coding sequence ATGCGCGTCATTCGACCGTATGTAGGATGTCTGTGGCTCTGCGCGGCAGGATTTTGCCTCACGCAGGTGGTCCCTGTTGAACGGGCATGGGCCGGAGCCAACCTCATTCCCGTGGCGGCCGCCCATGATCTTCAGGCGCAAATCAAGGGGACTGCAGCCAAAGTTATTCCCGCGGTCGTGAGCATCGCGTCGACCGTGATGGTGCGGGACCAGGCGTTCGGCGATGAGGCCCTGCCGTTCGGACTATTCAAAGAACCGCCCGCCCGGCGCCAATACGGTCAGGGGTCGGGCGTGATCGTGACGGCTGACGGCTATATCATTACGAACAACCATGTTGTGGCCGATGCGGTGAACGTCGAGGTGATCCTGGCCGACAGGCGGCAATTCAAAGGTCGAGTGGTCGCCACCGATCCGAAGACCGACGTGGCTGTGGTCAAGATCCAGACAACGAATCTTCCGACAGTTTCATGGGGTGATTCGAGCCGTCTCGCCGTGGGCGATTTTGTGCTGGCGATCGGCAATCCTTTGGGACTGAGCCGAACGGTGACGTTCGGAATCGTGAGCGCGGTGGGGCGCGCCGACGTCGGCGTGGCAGATTTCGAGGACTTTATCCAGACAGATGCGCCAATCAATCCCGGGAACTCAGGCGGTGCGTTGGTCAATATCAACGGGGAACTGGTCGGCATCAATACCGCGATTGCGAGTCCGACGGGCGGAAGCGTCGGGGTCGGGTTTGCGATTCCCAGCAATATGGCCAAGTCGGCGATGCAGAGCCTGATCAAGACCGGCCGGGTTGTCAGAGGATTTTTGGGAGCATCGACCCAGGACGTGACACCGGCGCTTGGGAAGATCTTTCGATTGCCCGATGTGAAGGGCGCCATTGTCACGGACGTACAGGCAAAAGGCTCCGCGGAAAAAGCCGGTCTGAGGCGCGGAGACGTCGTGGCCCGCTTCGACGGCCGCGATGTCATGGATAGCGGCCATCTGCGCAATCTGATCGCAGCCGCCACGGTCGGCAGCAAACACCGCTTGGACATCGTGCGGGACAGCAAATCCCTGCAGGCGGAATTGACGGTCCAGGAAGCGCCCCGCGAGCGTGCGAAGCGCAATCAAGGAGAGGCGGCTCCGGACTCGACTTCGCAACATCCGTTGTCCGGAGTGGTCTTCGACGATATCACGACCCCGCTCGCCCGGCAGATGGATCTGCCGGTCAACAACGGCGTGGTCGTCACGGATATCGAGGAGGGCAGCCTCGCGGAATCGTCCGGACTCCAACCGGGAGACGTGATTCTCGAGCTGAACCGGCAGCCCATTCCGAATTTCTCAGTCTTCCAACGCCTGGCCGATCCCATGAAGCCGAACGATTTGGCGCTCCTCCTGATCAACCGCCAGGGAACCGTGCTGTACATCCCCGTGCGCGGCGAATAG
- the nikR gene encoding nickel-responsive transcriptional regulator NikR: MKKLVRFGVSLDHHLLGDFDRVVKRRKYATRSEALRDLIREQLVSEEWTEDRDREAVATITFVYDHHVRDLSRKLTHIQHDFQGHVMAGMHVHLDHDHCLEVLVVKGTAAQIKKIADTLISVKGVKHGKLTMTTMGKGLS, from the coding sequence ATGAAGAAACTCGTCCGATTCGGCGTCTCACTGGATCATCACCTGCTCGGGGACTTTGACAGAGTCGTCAAGCGCCGCAAGTACGCCACTCGTTCCGAAGCCCTTCGTGATCTGATTCGAGAGCAGCTCGTCAGTGAGGAATGGACTGAGGACCGGGATCGGGAAGCCGTGGCGACGATCACGTTCGTCTACGACCACCATGTGCGGGATCTCAGTCGCAAGCTGACGCATATCCAACACGATTTCCAGGGGCATGTCATGGCCGGGATGCATGTGCATCTCGACCACGATCACTGTCTCGAAGTGTTGGTCGTCAAAGGCACGGCCGCTCAAATCAAGAAGATCGCCGATACCCTGATCAGTGTAAAGGGCGTCAAACACGGCAAGCTTACGATGACGACAATGGGGAAGGGGCTGAGCTGA